One Halictus rubicundus isolate RS-2024b chromosome 10, iyHalRubi1_principal, whole genome shotgun sequence genomic window carries:
- the LOC143357683 gene encoding uncharacterized protein LOC143357683 isoform X3 codes for MTLEWFYVTLTAFAVWMYCLNLSMGEPFPENTMVLPSRKFLKSSAVSPVSVFAETKRNNERNGNDHTAKRKGGTSDKSSVVNDVKLLYRLPPSPANLLKPDGFQFYTYNERGDMITKQMTPQEIQALIASGGPDHSNIGVQEPQKAEDILTGGKKVMDVVEKVQNVLKSAMNKPPTLTGTISNSVPEKANVEWSNILPVILAGDKHGDVADDTRYVERFTTTPTIRSSTVRNDYTLENAFATAFTTTAGLDNGIKFAETTPHGFGENRTRQTTSTTLTISTSTANTPTETEKFMIPVAVITAEQKPQAWRSTTQSPIFQKITEILPSTNVVANVENYNDNSNRLSSDGIDSVKSNVSTVPVDATKTNVLPTVSVVSAIVESTTSIVYSSTGQTKPASAVADTSDTSTTWTTSTTPNVATEPTSSISASKAEAPIINVNSSFATTPFYSPSVTPATGTDQISTAGPSSVLQQEIKPTVSTSLSMELINSLSSMIGQVSEISVSSILPISTDFQGQSSHNEVEGKNRENNSEMWKSATASSPIDVPIKLPTTDGGAALPSMADTYDEPIEDSVAGTASTMLPRIDQDRVTWSIPPVASTNSIHSVGGINFTSTWTTFPDDHATPNSTLSEKYTDSTETAITEGPLGATTNATPVTLRTVVKPFDSMKTNSTDFKSSSKISDVIESMLETVSTEANNIRSTEPLALPNLPSEILPPKTLASGLITGYEFTDTNRNVTAVVDTDVPLKLEVHSRLPSATEISTNGSSTNKNANETIYVKLITPSNPAKGPGTFETTTTVSTTRVENNATTLSKDTNDIPTTDSSVSGVAASIDAFTDRAKVSSSENIHYTTTVSSKESSVFLDSKQSISHGTTNVDEITEPSSIITKLEEIPLEAFKKDDTTSATDSDRLDGISSTESIVQVVHDTSTTFDRSSTNEPTSTDTSVDAVDPTIDSIAIVADITVTDASILPTNKETNNSSNTTIDTPSTNLPNKTNSVDVDSSKNETTTESIYPLTGTESKWNITRNVSTNETDKFESLYPSATNTTDDGNFDDKWQRITLHETVATSPTKSTTSTTTTATTTTTAAAATTTTTATTTLSMHETNSTENDTRYQTTPNEVSETSTTVTVTLNPSKSTGGLDSSTKNASNDIVNFSRLCNELALKFWIAANKGLSTGRSLALSPFGMVSLLAMIFLGARGSTSDQMNEVLGLDNVVTFNPHLIFQNVTDAVSLARNQGIANAAFVRELFADKVKIRKLLPFYKEQAHQFYEGLVAEVNFATISDLARRRTNLLIRKQTGGRIRDFVKSNAVPLRSPLAAISANVFQTDCNTSSASTTGRDGELYFAVSSAHRLRKLIPVPATVWRSNVLAGYEPSLDATAIGLGGADKLVSTIFLLPGQQGHAAPGDTLDRLEQRLVKGAFRDDTWNKLLKVLIPRRGLELQIPKFSHRSVVNATAALKRMGLDRLFSHDADFKGINGIGNRLFLSDIVQMNLFSTCGDENTANGRHHVEIYPASPLSRESSSHDYQHRSLDLDGRQLDSDSVAPTFDFRAKNHPRTVSTSGTLSGVSEKQTEDRPRLKLDQPFLYFVRHNPTGLILHMGRFNPRLL; via the exons ATGACTTTGGAATGGTTTTACGTAACATTGACGGCATTCGCGGTGTGGATGTACTGTTTGAATTTGAGCATGGGCGAGCCGTTTCCAGAGAATACCATGGTTCTACCGTCTAGGAAATTTCTTAAATCTAG CGCGGTTTCGCCAGTGTCAGTCTTTGCGGAAACTAAACGGAACAACGAAAGAAACGGCAACGATCACACGGCAAAAAGAAAAGGTGGAACCAGCGATAAATCGTCCGTGGTGAACGACGTCAAGTTGTTGTATCGTTTGCCACCTTCTCCTGCCAATTTGCTGAAACCCGATGGGTTTCAGTTTTACACTTACAACGAAAGAGGCGACATGATCACGAAACAAATGACTCCGCAAGAAATTCAAGCTTTGATCGCCAGCGGAGGACCGGATCATTCGAATATAGGGGTTCAAGAACCTCAGAAAGCTGAGGATATACTTACCGGTGGGAAAAAG GTGATGGATGTCGTGGAAAAAGTGCAAAACGTGCTCAAGAGCGCTATGAACAAGCCGCCAACGTTAACGGGAACAATCTCGAATTCGGTGCCGGAAAAAGCAAACGTCGAATGGAGCAACATTCTACCGGTTATTTTGGCTGGTGACAAGCACGGAGACGTAGCTGACGATACCCGTTACGTCGAACGATTTACAACGACGCCAACCATTCGTTCGTCCACCGTTCGAAACGATTACACTCTCGAGAATGCGTTCGCAACGGCGTTTACGACAACGGCTGGACTCGACAACGGCATCAAGTTTGCCGAAACAACTCCTCATGGATTCGGGGAGAATAGAACGCGACAGACCACTTCCACGACTTTGACGATTTCGACTAGCACCGCCAACACGCCCACGGAAACGGAAAAATTCATGATACCTGTGGCCGTTATAACAGCTGAACAGAAACCACAAGCATGGCGTAGTACCACTCAGAGTCctatttttcagaaaataacCGAAATTTTGCCATCGACAAACGTCGTAGCCAACGTCGAAAATTACAACGATAACAGCAATCGTTTGTCCTCGGACGGAATTGACTCGGTAAAATCAAACGTCTCCACGGTTCCTGTCGATGCTACGAAAACGAACGTTTTGCCCACCGTATCGGTGGTAAGCGCGATCGTAGAATCGACGACATCTATCGTTTATTCGTCAACGGGCCAAACTAAACCGGCATCCGCGGTGGCTGATACGTCGGACACGTCGACCACTTGGACCACGTCGACCACGCCGAACGTTGCTACAGAACCGACCTCGTCGATAAGCGCGAGCAAAGCCGAGGCACCGATCATCAACGTGAATTCATCATTTGCAACGACGCCGTTTTACTCGCCCTCCGTAACCCCTGCCACAGGCACGGATCAAATTAGCACAGCAGGACCATCGTCGGTGCTGCAACAAGAAATAAAACCAACCGTCTCCACGTCTTTGTCCATGGAGCTGATAAACTCGTTGTCCAGTATGATCGGTCAAGTTTCCGAAATTTCCGTGTCTTCTATTCTACCTATATCCACCGATTTCCAAGGGCAATCGTCCCACAACGAAGTCGAGGGAAAAAACCGTGAGAATAATTCCGAAATGTGGAAGAGCGCAACAGCATCGTCACCGATAGACGTACCGATTAAATTACCTACGACCGATGGAGGGGCGGCACTGCCGAGCATGGCCGATACGTACGACGAACCTATAGAAGACTCGGTCGCTGGAACAGCTTCCACGATGCTTCCGCGGATCGATCAAGATCGAGTCACTTGGAGCATCCCGCCTGTTGCATCGACGAATTCGATACATTCCGTTGGAGGTATCAATTTCACTAGTACTTGGACAACGTTCCCCGATGACCACGCTACGCCGAATTCTACTTTGTCGGAAAAGTATACCGATTCAACGGAAACGGCGATTACAGAGGGACCGCTCGGCGCTACGACCAACGCGACGCCCGTTACCTTACGAACCGTGGTCAAACCGTTCGATTCGATGAAAACAAATTCGACGGATTTCAAATCTTCGTCAAAAATATCGGACGTTATCGAAAGTATGCTCGAAACGGTATCGACCGAAGCGAATAATATCCGTTCTACGGAGCCACTTGCTTTACCAAATCTTCCGTCAGAGATTCTTCCTCCGAAAACATTGGCCAGTGGTCTTATCACCGGCTACGAATTTACCGACACGAATAGAAACGTTACAGCTGTCGTCGATACGGACGTTCCTTTGAAACTAGAGGTACACAGTCGTCTGCCTTCTGCGACGGAGATCTCAACGAATGGCAGTTCAACGAACAAGAATGCGAACGAAACGATTTACGTTAAGCTAATAACACCGTCGAATCCAGCCAAAGGACCAGGAACGTTCGAGACGACGACCACAGTATCCACTACGCGAGTAGAAAACAACGCAACGACCCTGTCGAAAGATACGAATGACATTCCAACGACCGATTCATCCGTATCCGGTGTTGCTGCTTCGATCGACGCATTTACGGACCGTGCCAAGGTTTCTTCTTCTGAAAATATCCATTATACGACTACAGTATCGAGCAAGGAGTCCAGTGTTTTTCTCGATTCGAAACAGTCGATATCGCATGGTACAACGAACGTTGACGAGATCACCGAACCCTCCTCGATAATTACCAAGCTCGAAGAAATTCCTCTGGAAGCATTTAAAAAGGACGATACAACCTCGGCTACGGACTCGGATCGTCTCGATGGAATCTCATCGACAGAGTCCATCGTACAAGTTGTACACGATACGTCGACGACATTCGATCGATCGTCGACAAACGAGCCGACATCAACGGACACGAGCGTAGATGCTGTTGATCCAACGATCGATAGTATTGCTATCGTTGCTGATATTACCGTTACCGACGCATCGATCTTACCAACGAACAAAGAGACGAACAATTCTTCGAATACAACGATCGATACACCAAGCACAAACCTACCTAACAAAACAAATTCGGTAGACGTTGAttcgtcgaaaaacgaaacgaCAACAGAATCGATCTATCCGTTAACAGGAACCGAATCGAAATGGAATATTACGCGTAATGTATCGACGAATGAAACGGACAAATTCGAAAGTTTATATCCGAGCGCAACCAACACAACGGACGACGGTAATTTTGACGACAAATGGCAGCGGATAACTTTACACGAAACAGTTGCAACGTCGCCAACAAAATctacgacgtcgacgacgacgacggctacGACGACTacaacggcggcggcggctacgaCGACTACAACGGCGACGACAACGTTATCGATGCACGAGACCAACTCGACGGAAAATGACACACGGTATCAAACGACTCCGAACGAGGTGAGCGAAACCTCAACTACCGTCACCGTCACACTGAATCCTTCAAAGAGTACTGGCGGACTAGATAGCAGCACTAAAAACGCGAGCAACGATATCGTCAACTTTTCAAGACTTTGCAACGAGCTGGCATTGAAATTTTGGATAGCGGCAAACAAGGGATTGAGCACCGGCAGATCGCTTGCCCTTTCACCGTTCGGAATGGTCAGCTTACTAGCAATGATCTTCCTTGGCGCGCGAGGATCGACGTCCGACCAAATGAACGAAGTTCTCGGGCTCGATAACGTCGTTACTTTTAATCCGCATTTAATTTTCCAAAATGTGACGGATGCTGTAAGCTTGGCAAGAAATCAGGGCATCGCGAACGCGGCGTTCGTTCGCGAACTGTTTGCGGACAAGGTGAAAATTCGGAAATTACTACCGTTCTACAAGGAACAGGCCCACCAATTTTACGAAGGACTAGTGGCCGAAGTCAATTTCGCTACCATCAGCGATCTCGCGCGTCGACGAACCAATCTCTTGATCAGAAAACAAACTGGCGGTCGAATCCGAGATTTCGTCAAAAGTAACGCTGTTCCGTTAAGATCGCCCCTCGCGGCCATTTCCGCGAACGTGTTCCAAACCGACTGCAACACCAGTTCGGCCAGCACAACGGGACGAGACGGGGAATTATATTTCGCGGTGTCGTCCGCGCACAGATTGAGAAAATTGATTCCGGTACCGGCAACCGTTTGGCGATCGAACGTGCTCGCCGGTTACGAACCAAGCTTGGATGCCACCGCGATCGGCCTCGGCGGTGCCGATAAATTGGTTTCAACGATATTCCTGTTGCCCGGCCAGCAGGGTCACGCCGCGCCTGGCGACACCTTGGACCGGCTCGAGCAGAGGTTGGTCAAGGGAGCCTTCCGGGACGATACGTGGAACAAGCTTCTCAAAGTTCTGATACCCAGACGCGGTCTCGAATTACAAATACCCAAGTTCAGTCATCGATCTGTCGTCAACGCTACCGCTGCTCTGAAAAGAATGGGCTTGGATCGGTTGTTCTCGCACGATGCCGACTTCAAAGGGATCAACGGAATCGGAAATCGTTTATTTTTATCCGACATCGTACAG ATGAATCTGTTTAGCACGTGCGGCGATGAAAACACCGCCAACGGGCGACATCATGTGGAAATTTATCCAGCGAGTCCTTTATCGCGGGAATCTTCGAGTCACGATTACCAACACCGATCTCTGGACCTCGACGGACGACAACTGGATTCTGATTCGGTCGCACCAACATTCGACTTTCGCGCGAAAAATCATCCAAGAACCGTTTCCACAAGCGGTACCTTGTCCGGAGTCTCCGAAAAACAAACCGAAGACAGACCAAGATTGAAATTGGATCAACCATTTCTCTATTTCGTACGACACAATCCGACCGGTCTTATTCTTCACATGGGTCGTTTCAACCCAAGATTACTTTAA